The window GAAACCCGATCTTTCCTCCCGGTGAATAAGCGTCTTTCACGCGGCGCTTCTTGTGCGATGTATAGTGCGCCACCATAGAATCGAGATTTCCAGCGGTAATACCAAAGAAGAGCCGGGGTTTTCCCAGTCTTTTGAAGTCATCTACGGTTCGCCAGTTAGGCTGCGGGATAATGCCTACCCGGTATCCCGCCCTTTCTAATACCCTGCCAATCATGGCGACTCCGTAAGCAGGGTGGTCCACATATGCGTCGCCGCTTACGAGGATAATGTCGAACTCGTTCCATCCTCTTTTTTTGAGATCCTCTTTTGAAACGGGTAGAAAACGCGCCATAACGGTCTTAATTCTAACAGAAATAGAACGGCCACAGATAGCAAATTGCGCTCATCAACCGTATACGATCCGGCGCTTAAGGGAAATTTATTGACGGTCTGTCTGCCTTTTTCTTGTAAGATGCATTACGTTATGGACAGTAACCGGGCGGATGACGCCGGAATCTTATTCACAGGGGGTAGATCATGAGAATGTGCACGAGATCTTTTGTCTTGGTCGGCTTGGTGATTGTTTTTTGCCTTCCCTTCTCGGCCGTGGCCCAGGATAAGAACCCTAATTATTTCGTCCTGAAAGGTGGTATCTATTCCCCTCAGACGAATGACCTCAGTGGGTTTAACACGGGCTTTAATGGCGAGATCGCCTTCGGTCACTACTTTGCGAAGAACCTTGCTGGGGAGGGAAGCATAGGATATTTTCACTCAAGCGCGTCGCAGAACGATGACATCAGCGGAATTCCGGTCTCTGAGAGGGTAAAAATCGACGTCATGCCGGTCACTGTGGCGCTGAAAGGGTCTATCCCTGTGGAGGATCTTGAATTCTACGGTCTGGGAGGCATTGGAGCTTATTTCGTATGGACGGAAGTAGATGTATCGTCTGCTACGGCGAGCGCTTCTCCGAGCGACACGGACGCGGTATTCGGAGGGTTTCTCGGCTTGGGGGTAAATTATAACGTGACGCCAAATGTATTCCTCGGGGTGGAAGGCAAGTACCTCTGGACTACCAAGGCCAAATTTCGCGATACCGCTTTTGGTGCGCCGCTCAACGCTGATTATCATTTGGACGGTATACAGGCAACCTTCAATATTGGCTACAGATTCTAGAGAGATTTCTCATGCCGGGCGGGCCTAAACCCTCCCGGCATGATCCCCACTTACGGTCCATCTATCTTTCCCTCAAGGGGGCAGAACCGCGTTCTGGCCAGAGCGCCGTAAATTGCCTTGAGTGAGACGAAACAACTGTGGTATAAAGAATGTCACCGGAGAGATGTCCGAGCGGCTGAAGGAGCACGACTGGAAATCGTGTGAACGTGCTAAAACGCGTTCCGAGGGTTCAAATCCCTCTCTCTCCGCCAGTATGGACAGGTAAAACCAGGCCCTGCGCAACGTCGAGGTTATGAAACCCGTCAGGTCCGGAAGGAAGCAGCGGTAGTAGCTCATCCGTGTGCCGCAGGTAGCCTGGTCTTAATTAATGCAGCATGAAGAACGCAGGGACAAAAGGTATGATTCGCTTTAGGCCGGTCGTGGCCTCTTATTTTCCAGCCCCTCACAGTGGTATCTAGCGAGGTATGACCCTTTGAGCTATACGGTTATCGCGAGGAGATTCCGACCGAAGAAGTTTGACGAGGTCATGGGTCAGCCGCATATCACCACGACCATCAAGAATTCTATCAGATCGGGCAGAATACCGCACGCCTATTTGTTTACGGGTCCGAGAGGGGTGGGCAAGACGTCCCTTGCCCGGATACTCTCGAAGGCAGTAAACTGCGTCCTCGGACCCACGGAAGAGCCTTGCGACGTGTGCGAGAACTGTGTGGCCATCAATAACGGCAGTTTCGTGGACGTGATCGAGATTGACGCAGCCTCTGCGCGCGGCATCGACGATATTAAGGAGCTTCGTGAGACCGTCCGATACGTGCCCATGAAAGGACGCTATAAGGTTTACATCCTCGATGAGGCTCACATGTTAACGACGGAAGCCCGCAACGCCTTCCTGAAAACCCTCGAAGAGCCGCCCGGCCACAACATCTTTATTCTTGCCACCACGGAACTCCAGAAAATTCCTTACACTATCATGTCGCGATGCCAGCGGTTTGATTTCCGGCGTATTCCGGAAAAGGAGATTGTGACGCAGCTTGAGCGTATCTGCACGGCGGACGGCATTGGGTACGATGAGGGAGTATTCCAGTATATGGCGATAGAAGCTGATGGTAGTCTGCGTGACGCCGAATCGATCCTCGAACAGGTCATCGCGTACAGTGGTCAGCATATCTATGCGAGAGATGTTATTAACATCGTCGGCATTGTCGAGACGGAAGTGCTGCAGGGCATCATGCAGTCGATCATGGATGAAGATTTGAAGGGCGGCCTTGAGATTATTGAAAGAACATTGAACCAGGGTTATGACGTAAACCAGATTTTTAAAGGACTCGTCACGTTTCTGAGGAACATGATGATCGTCAAGGTGTGTGACGGCCTGCCCGCGTTTCTTTCTCTCACCGAGAGCGAATACGGGAAGATCCGTGAACTCCTGGGTGGGATTGAGTACTACGAGTTGCAGAATATGCTCCATTACCTGCTCACCTCCGAAGACCTTCTCAGGGGCCTCTTCCCAAAGGTATCCCTGGAGACAATCTATATCAATCTTTACAATATATCGAAGCTGCGCGATGTCGAAAAAATTATCGACAGTTTTGAAGCCTATGGAAAGTCGAAAGAA of the Syntrophorhabdaceae bacterium genome contains:
- a CDS encoding outer membrane beta-barrel protein, with amino-acid sequence MCTRSFVLVGLVIVFCLPFSAVAQDKNPNYFVLKGGIYSPQTNDLSGFNTGFNGEIAFGHYFAKNLAGEGSIGYFHSSASQNDDISGIPVSERVKIDVMPVTVALKGSIPVEDLEFYGLGGIGAYFVWTEVDVSSATASASPSDTDAVFGGFLGLGVNYNVTPNVFLGVEGKYLWTTKAKFRDTAFGAPLNADYHLDGIQATFNIGYRF
- the dnaX gene encoding DNA polymerase III subunit gamma/tau; this encodes MSYTVIARRFRPKKFDEVMGQPHITTTIKNSIRSGRIPHAYLFTGPRGVGKTSLARILSKAVNCVLGPTEEPCDVCENCVAINNGSFVDVIEIDAASARGIDDIKELRETVRYVPMKGRYKVYILDEAHMLTTEARNAFLKTLEEPPGHNIFILATTELQKIPYTIMSRCQRFDFRRIPEKEIVTQLERICTADGIGYDEGVFQYMAIEADGSLRDAESILEQVIAYSGQHIYARDVINIVGIVETEVLQGIMQSIMDEDLKGGLEIIERTLNQGYDVNQIFKGLVTFLRNMMIVKVCDGLPAFLSLTESEYGKIRELLGGIEYYELQNMLHYLLTSEDLLRGLFPKVSLETIYINLYNISKLRDVEKIIDSFEAYGKSKEKERAGDPQSYPARTDPVATHHPARQNLSEKKASDKPVEANSVTDELTPGRGHDPDAHAFIEHLKKSKPFVGGIFESSEVLVEGDSVSVSLDKRYTGFVKNELENIKKLLKEYFGREMTLNLKDSMEKKMNILDEYVKEAESLFKF